In Balaenoptera acutorostrata chromosome 19, mBalAcu1.1, whole genome shotgun sequence, the following proteins share a genomic window:
- the HSDL1 gene encoding inactive hydroxysteroid dehydrogenase-like protein 1 isoform X1 has protein sequence MAAVDSFYLLYREIARSCNCYMEALALVGAWYTARKSITVVCDFYSLVRLHFVPRLVSRADLIKQYGRWAVVSGATDGIGRAYAEELASRGLSIVLISRNQEKLQAVAKDIADTYKVETDVIVADFSNGREIYGLIREALKDRDIGILVNNVGVFYPYPQYFTQVSEDTLWDIVNVNIAAASLMVHIVLPGMVERKKGAIVTISSGSCCKPTPQLAAFSASKAYLDHFSRALQYEYASKGIFIQSLIPFYVATNVSTPGSFLHKCPWLVPSPQVYAHHAVSTLGISKRTTGYWSHSIQFLFAQYMPEWLWVWGANILNRSLRKEALSCKA, from the exons ATGGCTGCCGTCGACAGCTTCTACCTCTTGTACAGGGAAATCGCCAGGTCCTGCAACTGCTACATGGAAGCCCTCGCCTTGGTTGGAGCCTGGTACACGGCCAGGAAAAGCATCACCGTCGTCTGTGACTTCTACAGCCTGGTCAGGCTGCATTTCGTCCCGCGCCTGGTGAGCAGAGCTGACCTGATCAAGCAGTATGGAAGATGGGCAGTCGTGAGTG GCGCAACAGATGGGATTGGAAGGGCCTACGCAGAGGAGTTGGCCAGCCGTGGGCTCAGCATCGTCCTGATCAGTCGGAACCAAGAGAAGCTGCAGGCGGTCGCTAAAGACATAGCCGACACCTACAAAGTGGAGACTGACGTCATTGTCGCGGACTTCAGCAACGGCCGCGAGATCTACGGCCTGATTCGGGAAGCCCTGAAGGACAGAGACATTGGCATCCTGGTGAACAACGTGGGCGTGTTCTACCCCTACCCGCAGTACTTCACGCAGGTCTCGGAGGACACGCTCTGGGACATCGTCAACGTGAACATTGCCGCCGCCAGTCTGATGGTCCACATAGTGTTACCCGGGATggtggagaggaagaaaggggccATCGTCACCATCTCCTCCGGCTCCTGCTGCAAACCAACCCCCCAGCTGGCGGCGTTTTCCGCGTCTAAG GCTTACTTAGACCACTTCAGCAGAGCATTGCAGTATGAATATGCTTCCAAAGGAATCTTCATACAGAGTCTAATCCCATTCTACGTAGCTACCAACGTGTCCACCCCTGGCAGCTTTCTGCACAAGTGCCCGTGGTTGGTGCCTTCGCCACAGGTGTACGCCCATCATGCTGTTTCTACCCTTGGCATTTCAAAAAGGACCACAGGATACTGGTCCCATTCCATTCAG